The Chryseobacterium glaciei DNA window ATAATGCTTCAGCGTTCTTTTTTTCGATTTCTATTAACCGGATTTTTTCATACAGTTTTATATATTTCAAAAAAGTATAATAAGACATTGTTTTTGCGATATAAAACCCTGGAAACCCATCTAGAAAGCCAAGTTTGATGATGAAAATTTTAATAAATTCAAAAATTGGACTTATAATAATTTTAAACCGGTTTATTTTTTTCCCTTTTTCAAACATTTTTTCAGCCATCATATCAGAATATTTATTGATCTTCATGATGTGATGATGAATACTTTTGTAGGTGTAATGATCCAGTTTTCCATCTAGGAGACCTATTTTTTTATTTGTAATTAAAAATTCGTGCACTTTATCATCAGAATATTTTGCACAGTCTTTTTTAAAAAGTCTTTCGCGACAAACATTACCCCAGCCACCAAATTTTATTAAATGAATCCCTAGATGATTGTTAAATTTCACTTTATAAACGCAAAATTCCGTGTTCTTAGAAGAAATAATTTTTTTGATTGATTTTTTAAGATCTTCACTCGGAACTTCATCTGCGTCGAGAAACAAAATCCATTCTCTGGAGCATAGAGTAAGGGCATGGTTTTTTTGTTCACCATACCCGATAAACTTTTTCTCAAAGAATTTTACATGAGGATATTTTTGAGTACAAATCTCTTTTGTCTTGTCTGTTGAAAAGCTATCAACGACTATAATTTCATCAACAGTGTCTGTAAGTGAGTCTAAAAGTCTTACAATATTATCTTCTTCATTGTAAGTAATGACTGCGAGGGAAAGTGACATTTTATTTAAATTCTAATATGGTTTTTTCGATTATTCTGACGCAGTCTAAAAGCTGCTCTTCAGTAATTACCAAAGGTGGTGCCAATCTGATAATGTTTCCATGGGTCGGCTTTGCCAGCAATCCGTTTTCTTTTAGCTGTAAACAAAG harbors:
- a CDS encoding glycosyltransferase family 2 protein; the protein is MSLSLAVITYNEEDNIVRLLDSLTDTVDEIIVVDSFSTDKTKEICTQKYPHVKFFEKKFIGYGEQKNHALTLCSREWILFLDADEVPSEDLKKSIKKIISSKNTEFCVYKVKFNNHLGIHLIKFGGWGNVCRERLFKKDCAKYSDDKVHEFLITNKKIGLLDGKLDHYTYKSIHHHIMKINKYSDMMAEKMFEKGKKINRFKIIISPIFEFIKIFIIKLGFLDGFPGFYIAKTMSYYTFLKYIKLYEKIRLIEIEKKNAEAL